The genomic DNA ATTTTTAATATTGCAACAATGCTATTTAGAGGTCTATTACAAGTAAACGGAACTGACTTTAACGGTTTAAGCCATATGGCTGGGGTAGGTCACGTTATTATAAGTGTAGGGCTCATTTGGTTTATGGTTTTGTTAAAAAAGTCATTTAAATAGATAGGAGTGGAAAGTATGATAGCACTTTTATCAAGTGTCGTAGCAGTTTGTATGGCTGTTGGGGTAATGTTTCTACGTTTTAAAGCAGCGAAAAAGCCGGTAACGAAAAAGAAAATTATATTGCCGCCAATTTTTATGAGTACAGGCGCGATGATGTACTTTTTACCAGAGTTTCGATTAACATCGTTAGAAATAGTCGAGGCAATTAGTATAGGGCTTATTTTCTCTATTTTTCTTATTAAAACAACTAAGTTCGAAATAAAAGGCGAACATATATTTAT from Bacillus cereus G9842 includes the following:
- a CDS encoding CcdC family protein — protein: MIALLSSVVAVCMAVGVMFLRFKAAKKPVTKKKIILPPIFMSTGAMMYFLPEFRLTSLEIVEAISIGLIFSIFLIKTTKFEIKGEHIFMKPSKAFIFILVGLLAVRVALKSYLSQSIDLAELSGMFFLLAFAMIVSWRIAMYRSFTKLEKTINRAGISI